In a single window of the Salmo trutta chromosome 21, fSalTru1.1, whole genome shotgun sequence genome:
- the LOC115157520 gene encoding serine/arginine repetitive matrix protein 2 isoform X1: MNSPEDSSSFSTQKSSNWTNHQTSTPQPGLSPASPVQTPVSTNPASLSQSLISPQKQRTAEKGTSDQPHGERRKRGRPPKDKPHTVPEHQIQSPSDSDPSSQRKEQTNAVTVTQPLSPSPPVGTSELPSPTKDLQRVQRNEGSHLCSPSVEHGDTSSHNVLIAGDHTYSLTRELEAEPFVSPQKQRTAEKGTSDQPHGGRRKRGRPPKDKPHTVPEHQIQSPSDSDPSSQPHGERRKRGRPPKDKPHTVPEHQIHQGLTDTHPCSQPEDQTEAETQSLTPNSPAPGPEDRCPAPVTKRKYTKKSETPKVDQPQETGQPQETDQPQETDQPQETDQPQETDQPQETDQSQEIQSPSDSDPSSQREEQTNAVTVTHPLSPNSPAPGPEDRCPAPVTKRKYTKKSETPKVHQPQETDQPQETDQPQETDQPQEIQSPSDSDPCSQREEQTNSVTVTHPLSPRPPVPEDRCQSPDALTEVVTQPLSPRPPVPEDRCQSPDTLTEVVTQPLSPRPPVPEDRCQSPDALTEVETQSLSPRPPVPEDRCQSPDTLTEVVTQPLSPSPPVPEDRCQSPGALTEVVTQPLSPSPPVPEDRCQSPGALTEVVTQPLSPSPPVPEDRCQSPGALTEVVTQPLSPSPPVPEDRCQSPGALTEVVTQPLSPSPPVPEDRCQSPDALTEVETQPLSPRPPVGTSELPSPTKDLQRVQRNEGSHFCSPSVEQGDTSSHNVLIAGDHTDSLTRELEAEPFVSPQKHRTAEKGTSDQPHGERRKRGRPPKDKPHTVPEHQIQSPSDSDPSSQPHGERRKRGRPPKDRKPHTVPDHQIHQGLTDTHPCSQPEDQTEVETQSLTPNSPAPGPEDRCPAPVTKRKYTKKSETPKVDQSQDTDQPQESENLSKRKRASKTSQTSKVAQSQETVQSQKTVQSQETVRKWKHTRKSQETVGNREKISEISLKRKLESQVETVKKKKYTKKSKSHNVVSANPVLSADLSPSVSSSTHNPPGVPKRKHRKIPQSHRVDSEILSSFPVLSSELSSGLKRSLSPTLSPPGVSSSTNTPKRGRTKGVQQQICLSSTPGPRSSIGTVDPFSVSLSPLAPSSKPDSPQNTSPVTWKLLEHLDKIPEPDEAVPSSKSWGKPRGRPRKDPAGVKKPAVVKGVKKPAVVKGVKRPAVVKGVKEPAVVKGVKRPAVVKGVKRPAVVKGVKELAVVKGVKRPAVVKGVKRPAVVKGVKRPAVVKGVKRPAVVKGVKEPAVVKGVKGPAVVKGVKGPAVVKGVKGPAVVKGVKGPAVVKGVKGPAVVKGVKGPAVVKGVKRPAVVKGVKRPAVVKGVKRPAVVKRPAVVKGVKGPAVVKGVKRPAVVKGVKRPAVVKKPAVVKGVKRPAVVKGVKRPAVVKKPAVVKGVKGPAVVKGPAVVKGVKGPAVVKGVKRPAVVKRVKNPAVVERVKNPAVVERVKNPAVVERVKNPAAGKRVKNPAAGKRVKNPAVVERVKNPAVVERVKNPAVVERVKNPAVVERVKNPAVVERVKNPAAGKRVKTRCGKKVKTAAEGGSQTCSSEEGPPAKHRRRSRKGHTAEGVERVGLQSDDSSSSQPIQCSRPRFEPLELDSPDEDTGDASLSSNLSIELSLQEDHLTSLPLEEEEEEQEDEEDLPSFLNNTKPLSITEGICVWCKFRNYPFWPAMVKSVNRKMKKASIVFIDNLLFDKKRIRKGFSVALKTLKPFDCEEADQLVCKARESYDAAIKWCLELIADYRIRIGCGFTGSFIEYFSDDISCPVRRRYPQSTSDLNFPSKLMLEEQFLTSDLGEEEEEGSGRQEEEERKKRRRRRRKLLPDRSKAARNRANEKLVDFIVKQRRVETRLLGVISGQQQSKWLRWFLAASRSVVDTYLEDEEQLDLVYQYLRGVYETAPLTAPCLADVDRIRLVLDVLLPEAIIYAIAGVDKLSLVKAEDKYLKGPCLSKREREEFDWMIEQQMKMKASIGQRPAT, from the exons ATGAATTCACCAGAGGACAGTTCTTCCTTTTCCACTCAGAAGTCCTCAAATTGGACCAACCACCAAACATCTACTCCACAGCCAGGACTTAGCCCTGCTAGCCCAGTTCAAACACCTGTTTCAACCAACCCTGCTAGTCTGTCTCAATCACTAATTTCACCCCAGaaacagaggacagcagagaaaGGAACCTCTGATCAGCCACATGGTGAAAGGCGCAAGAGGGGGAGGCCACCCAAAGACAAACCTCATACTGTCCCAGAACATCAGATCCAGTCCCCTTCAGATTCAGACCCAAGTTCACAGCGAAAGGAACAAACGAATGCTGTCACAGTGACACAGCCCCTGTCACCCAGCCCACCTGTGGGCACCTCTGAACTACCATCCCCCACCAAGGATTTACAGAGGGTGCAGCGTAACGAAGGGTCCCATCTCTGTAGTCCATCTGTAGAACATGGAGATACAAGCAGCCATAATGTCCTAATTGCTGGAGATCACACATATTCACTGACCAGAGAGCTAGAGGCTGAACCATTTGTTTCACCCCAGaaacagaggacagcagagaaaGGAACCTCTGATCAGCCACACGGTGGACGGCGCAAGAGGGGGAGGCCACCCAAAGACAAACCTCATACTGTCCCAGAACATCAGATCCAGTCCCCTTCAGATTCAGACCCAAGTTCACAGCCACACGGTGAACGGCGCAAGAGGGGGAGGCCACCCAAAGACAAACCTCATACTGTCCCAGAACATCAGATCCATCAGGGCCTAACAGATACACACCCATGTTCACAGCCAGAGGACCAAACAGAGGCTGAGACACAGTCCTTGACACCCAACTCACCTGCGCCTGGCCCTGAGGACAGGTGTCCGGCACCGGTGACAAAGAGGAAGTATACAAAAAAATCGGAGACCCCTAAGGTAGACCAGCCGCAGGAGACTGGCCAGCCGCAGGAGACTGACCAGCCGCAGGAGACTGACCAGCCGCAGGAGACTGACCAGCCGCAGGAGACTGACCAGCCGCAGGAGACTGACCAGTCACAGGAAATCCAGTCCCCTTCAGATTCAGACCCAAGTTCACAACGAGAGGAACAAACGAATGCTGTCACAGTGACACATCCCCTGTCACCCAACTCACCTGCGCCTGGCCCCGAGGACAGGTGTCCTGCACCGGTGACAAAGAGGAAGTATACAAAAAAATCGGAGACCCCTAAGGTACACCAGCCGCAGGAGACTGACCAGCCGCAGGAGACTGACCAGCCGCAGGAGACTGACCAGCCGCAGGAGATCCAGTCCCCTTCAGATTCAGACCCATGTTCACAACGAGAGGAACAAACGAATTCTGTCACAGTGACACATCCCCTGTCACCCAGACCACCTGTGCCTGAGGACAGGTGTCAGTCACCTGATGCCCTAACAGAGGTTGTGACACAGCCCCTGTCACCCAGACCACCTGTGCCTGAGGACAGGTGTCAGTCACCTGATACCCTAACAGAGGTTGTGACACAGCCCCTGTCACCCAGACCACCTGTGCCTGAGGACAGGTGTCAGTCACCTGATGCCCTAACAGAGGTTGAGACACAGTCCCTGTCACCCAGACCACCTGTGCCTGAGGACAGGTGTCAGTCACCTGATACCCTAACAGAGGTTGTGACACAGCCCCTGTCACCCAGCCCACCTGTGCCTGAGGACAGGTGTCAGTCACCTGGTGCCCTAACAGAGGTTGTGACACAGCCCCTGTCACCCAGCCCACCTGTGCCTGAGGACAGGTGTCAGTCACCTGGTGCCCTAACAGAGGTTGTGACACAGCCCCTGTCACCCAGCCCACCTGTGCCTGAGGACAGGTGTCAGTCACCTGGTGCCCTAACAGAGGTTGTGACACAGCCCCTGTCACCCAGCCCACCTGTGCCTGAGGACAGGTGTCAGTCACCTGGTGCCCTAACAGAGGTTGTGACACAGCCCCTGTCACCCAGCCCACCTGTGCCTGAGGACAGGTGTCAGTCACCTGATGCCCTAACAGAGGTTGAGACACAGCCCCTGTCACCCAGACCACCTGTGGGCACCTCTGAACTACCATCCCCCACCAAGGATTTACAGAGGGTGCAGCGTAACGAAGGGTCCCATTTCTGTAGTCCATCTGTAGAACAAGGAGATACAAGCAGCCATAATGTCCTAATTGCTGGAGATCACACAGACTCACTGACCAGAGAGCTAGAGGCTGAACCATTTGTTTCACCCCAGAAACATAGGACAGCAGAGAAAGGAACCTCTGATCAGCCACACGGTGAACGGCGCAAGAGGGGGAGGCCACCCAAAGACAAACCTCATACTGTCCCAGAACATCAGATCCAGTCCCCTTCAGATTCAGACCCAAGTTCACAGCCACACGGTGAACGGCGCAAGAGGGGGAGGCCACCCAAAGACAGGAAACCTCATACTGTCCCAGACCATCAGATCCATCAGGGCCTAACAGATACACACCCATGTTCACAGCCAGAGGACCAAACAGAGGTTGAGACACAGTCCTTGACACCCAACTCACCTGCGCCTGGCCCTGAGGACAGGTGTCCGGCACCGGTGACAAAGAGGAAGTATACAAAAAAATCGGAGACCCCTAAGGTAGACCAGTCGCAGGACACTGACCAGCCGCAGGAGAGTGAGAATTTGAGCAAGAGGAAACGTGCATCTAAAACGTCACAGACCTCCAAGGTAGCTCAATCGCAGGAGACTGTCCAATCGCAGAAGACTGTCCAGTCGCAGGAGACTGTGAGGAAGTGGAAACATACTAGAAAGTCACAGGAAACTGTGGGAAATAGGGAAAAGATATCTGAAATATCGCTGAAGCGTAAGCTAGAGTCACAAGTGGAGActgtaaaaaagaaaaaatatactAAGAAATCAAAGAGCCATAATGTAGTCTCTGCCAACCCTGTGCTATCTGCAGACCTCTCCCCCAGCGTTTCCTCTTCCACACACAACCCTCCTGGTGTCCCAaagagaaaacatagaaaaataccACAGAGCCACAGGGTAGACTCTGAGATCCTCTCTTCATTCCCTGTTCTATCTTCAGAACTCTCTTCTGGCCTAAAGAGGAGCCTCTCTCCTACTCTCAGCCCTCCTGGCGTCTCTTCCTCGACAAACACACCTAAGAGAGGCAGAACTAAGGGGGTCCAGCAGCAGATCTGTCTTAGCTCCACCCCAGGCCCCAGATCCTCCATAGGAACAGTCgaccctttctctgtctctctgtctcccctggccCCCAGCTCTAAGCCAGACAGCCCTCAGAACACCTCACCTGTCACCTGGAAGCTGTTAGAACATCTGGACAAG ATTCCAGAGCCAGACGAAGCTGTACCCAGCAGTAAATCTTGGGGTAAACCCAGAGGTCGACCAAGGAAGGACCCGGCTGGAGTGAAGAAGCCGGCTGTAGTGAAGGGAGTGAAGAAGCCGGCTGTGGTGAAGGGAGTGAAGAGGCCGGCTGTGGTGAAGGGAGTGAAGGAGCCGGCTGTGGTGAAGGGAGTGAAGAGGCCGGCTGTGGTGAAGGGAGTGAAGAGGCCGGCTGTGGTGAAGGGAGTGAAGGAGCTGGCTGTAGTGAAGGGAGTGAAGAGGCCGGCTGTGGTGAAGGGAGTGAAGAGGCCGGCTGTGGTGAAGGGAGTGAAGAGGCCGGCTGTGGTGAAGGGAGTGAAGAGGCCGGCTGTGGTGAAGGGAGTGAAGGAGCCGGCTGTAGTGAAGGGAGTGAAGGGGCCGGCTGTGGTGAAGGGAGTGAAGGGGCCGGCTGTGGTGAAGGGAGTGAAGGGGCCGGCTGTGGTGAAGGGAGTGAAGGGGCCGGCTGTGGTGAAGGGAGTGAAGGGGCCGGCTGTGGTGAAGGGAGTGAAGGGGCCGGCTGTGGTGAAGGGAGTGAAGAGGCCGGCTGTAGTGAAGGGAGTGAAGAGGCCGGCTGTAGTGAAGGGAGTGAAGAGGCCGGCTGTAGTGAAGAGGCCGGCTGTAGTGAAGGGAGTGAAGGGGCCGGCTGTAGTGAAGGGAGTGAAGAGGCCGGCTGTAGTGAAGGGAGTGAAGAGGCCGGCTGTAGTGAAGAAGCCGGCTGTGGTGAAGGGAGTGAAGAGGCCGGCTGTAGTGAAGGGAGTGAAGAGGCCGGCTGTAGTGAAGAAGCCGGCTGTGGTGAAGGGAGTGAAGGGGCCGGCTGTAGTGAAGGGGCCGGCTGTAGTGAAGGGAGTGAAGGGGCCGGCTGTAGTGAAGGGAGTGAAGAGGCCGGCTGTAGTGAAGAGAGTGAAGAACCCGGCTGTAGTGGAGAGAGTGAAGAACCCGGCTGTAGTGGAGAGAGTGAAGAACCCGGCTGTAGTGGAGAGAGTGAAGAACCCGGCTGCAGGGAAGAGAGTGAAGAACCCGGCTGCAGGGAAGAGAGTGAAGAACCCGGCTGTAGTGGAGAGAGTGAAGAACCCGGCTGTAGTGGAGAGAGTGAAGAACCCGGCTGTAGTGGAGAGAGTGAAGAACCCGGCTGTAGTGGAGAGAGTGAAGAACCCGGCTGTAGTGGAGAGAGTGAAGAACCCGGCTGCAGGGAAGCGAGTGAAGACTCGGTGTGGAAAGAAGGTGAAGACTGCAGCAGAGGGAGGTTCCCAGACCTGCAGCTCAGAGGAGGGGCCTCCAGCCAAGCACAGACGTAGAAGCAGGAAGGGCCATACAGCAGAGGGAGTGGAGagagtcggactgcagagtgacGACAGCAGCAGCTCTCAGCCAATCCAATGCTCCAGACCACGGTTTGAGCCACTGGAGTTGGACTCACCGGACGAAGACACAGGAGATGCCTCCCTGTCCTCAAACCTGTCCATCGAACTGAGCCTACAGGAAGACCACCTGACATCACTTCCtcttgaagaggaggaggaagagcaggaggatgaggaagatctTCCCAGTTTCTTAAATAACACAA AGCCGCTGTCCATAACAGAGGGAATATGTGTTTGGTGCAAATTTAGAAATTATCCTTTCTGGCCGGCAATG GTGAAAAGCGTGAACCGAAAGATGAAGAAAGCCAGCATTGTGTTTATTGACAACCTGCTGTTTGACAAGAAGAGGATACGAAAAGG CTTCTCTGTGGCCCTAAAAACATTGAAGCCTTTTGACTGTGAAGAGGCTGATCAGCTTGTG TGTAAAGCCAGAGAGAGTTATGATGCTGCCATCAAATGGTGCCTGGAGCTGATTGCCGACTATAGAATCCGTATCG GATGCGGCTTCACCGGTTCCTTCATTGAATACTTTTCAGATGACATAA GCTGTCCTGTGAGGAGACGTTATCCTCAGAGTACCTCTGACCTCAACTTCCCCAGTAAGCTGATGTTGGAGGAGCAGTTTTTGACCTCTGACcttggggaggaagaggaggagggcagcggccggcaggaggaggaggagaggaagaagaggaggaggaggaggaggaagctgCTGCCTGACCGCTCCAAGGCAGCACGTAACCGTGCCAATGAGAAACTGGTGGACTTCATCGTTAAGCAACGCCGGGTGGAGACACGCCTTCTA gGTGTGATCAGCGGGCAGCAACAATCTAAGTGGTTGCGATGGTTCCTGGCAGCCAGCCGGTCAGTAGTGGACACCTACCTGGAGGATGAGGAGCAGCTGGACCTGGTGTATCAGTACCTGAGGGGGGTGTATGAGACCGCCCCCCTCACCGCCCCCTGCCTGGCTGACGTAGACCGGATACGCCTCGTACTGGACGTCCTCTTACCTGAG GCTATCATCTATGCCATAGCTGGAGTGGACAAGTTGTCACTGGTGAAGGCAGAGGACAAATACCTAAAAGGGCCCTGTCTGAGTAAAAG gGAAAGAGAGGAGTTTGATTGGATGATCGAGCAACAGATGAAGATGAAAGCATCGATTGGTCAGCGTCCTGCGACCTGA